The DNA region TGATGAATTTCCTTGCTCATAGGCCATATAATAGAGTCTATGAAACGGACAAACTGGAAAACCCTTATCCGGATAATTTTGATGCTGTTGATTTGTTATATTTGCCGCAGTATAAATACGCCGCTAAAGTGATGCTCCTTGCGATAGACATGGTGTTAGAAAAAAATCCTGATGCGATTATTGTGCTGCAAGGTGATCACGGCATTCATCATCACCTTGTGCAGGCGTATATGGTAAATAAAGGATTTTCAGATAATCAGATTCTTTCCATGAACCATTCTGTAATTAGCGCCTTAAGAATACCGCCGCAATACGGCGGATTAGACAAGCCGGTAGACCCCTTGAACATATCTAGACTGTTGGTTAACCGCTTTGTAGGCCAAAACTATGAATTGCTGGACAAATAATGGTGATTGTTGCGCTGCTTATGCTGCTTGTACCCGGCTTGATTGCTGTGCATATTTACTGACACGAGCGTGAAATAGATAAAGCAGATTACAAGCATTTGGTTGCGATTATTTTGTTTACACATTCGCTTTTTCCTCCTCTTTGGCCAGCCTTTCCGGGCAGCCTGATCCTTCCATGACCGTGTGTTCATGGAGCGATATTTAAGAGGTGGTAAACATGGATCAGATAAATATGCGTTGTTTGTGAAAGTCGATGACAAATGGGCTGAAGGGGATAATAAAACCGCGTTCCTCATTTTCCGTAAACTGGCATTGGCGGGCGAATCATCAGTTTATAATAACTTAGGTTTCTGCCCTGATGAAGGAATGGGTACCAGCAAGAATTTTAAGAAGACCATTTACTGGTACAAGTTGGCATTGCGCATTGAAAGGGACGTAGGCGCTTGTACAAATATATCAAGCATATGAATCACGAGGAAACCGCCGCCAGGCCATATGCTGGCTCTTAAAGGCTGTAGAAAAAGAAGATGGCGGCGCAACGTTGGACCTTGCAAAACTCTATCTGAAACGACCTGGAAAGAGATATAAAGATAAAGCCATATTACTTCTCGAGAAAGTTAGACAGATGAATTACCCTTTATAGACCTCCGAGGCATATGCGAAGAGGTAGAGCGGTATTCTTCATTCTCTCTGGGAGGCAAAAGGAAGGCGCGAGAGCTTGGTCCCGGAGGTGTTCTATCCTGGGCGGCACTCCGGCCAATATATAGACTGATTCGGGGGATACATGGGATTACTCGCACGGAACGGACGGTTCATCATATTAGCGACGGATCCACACGGCAAAAATGATGACTCCATGGTTACCGGGAATTACGTTTTTTGGGTAGGTTTTGCCGAACACGCGATGCCAGAGTTGCATGAATGCCTTTGGCCGGCTCTTGCGGCGGTCGGCTGGCGGAGGTAAGTAAATGTCCGTACATATCATTCCCATTGATAGATTAAGTCCCCAAGCCTTGAGGGGCGTTATAGAAGAATTTATCACAAGAGAGGGTACCGATTACGGTGAGGCGGAGGCTTCCCGGGAAATGAAATTCGGACAGGTAAAGCGTAAACTTGAGGCCGGACTCGCAGTCCTCGTCTTTGACGATAAGACCGAAACCACCAATATTTTTCCGGCTGACAGCCCTGTCTTGAAGAATATCAGGACGTTGACGTTTTTCTCACAATCCGATTGACAGCGCCGTCCACCGATAATAACATTTATATAGGGCGCGAGCGAGCAATTAAACTTAAGTGGTGAGGATGCGCTTGCGGGCATGCGGGTTGATGGGCAGATTCTACATAGACAAAAAATACTTTGCCAGGAAACAATCGGGAAACTGGGTAAGCTTCGAAACAAGCCCTGAACTCAAGAGGACTAAGAGCGACATTTACGGAAAGTGTGTTCCGTGCATGACGAACCTGTATGAACAGCTCAAAGAAGGAAAAACAAAAATTGAGTTGGGGCCGGCGCATCAATGCTGGAAAGTGGT from Syntrophobacterales bacterium includes:
- a CDS encoding YheU family protein — encoded protein: MSVHIIPIDRLSPQALRGVIEEFITREGTDYGEAEASREMKFGQVKRKLEAGLAVLVFDDKTETTNIFPADSPVLKNIRTLTFFSQSD